Proteins encoded within one genomic window of Legionella sp. PC997:
- a CDS encoding DUF3309 family protein, with protein MNLLLFIVLIVILLAVLPTWPYSSGWGYYPSGGVGLILLILILVLLFRG; from the coding sequence ATGAACTTACTTCTATTTATTGTCTTAATTGTTATTTTATTAGCCGTACTTCCGACATGGCCTTATAGTAGCGGTTGGGGTTATTATCCTAGTGGTGGAGTAGGTTTAATTCTCCTTATTCTAATTCTGGTATTATTGTTCCGGGGTTGA
- a CDS encoding peptide chain release factor-like protein, which produces MINKEKWDKLNDLMVQLHIQEADLFEKFIVGSGKGGQKLHKTASTVYLKHIPSGLEIKCQESRSREDNRYFARLRLCNKLHSIVSDEQTKEQQKIERLKRQKKRRSRRTKQKILDEKSRQSEIKVLRKKPSSYE; this is translated from the coding sequence ATGATTAATAAAGAGAAATGGGATAAATTAAACGATTTAATGGTTCAACTTCATATCCAAGAAGCAGATCTGTTCGAAAAATTTATCGTAGGCAGTGGTAAAGGAGGCCAGAAGCTGCATAAAACAGCCTCCACGGTTTATTTAAAACATATACCTTCTGGTTTGGAAATAAAATGTCAAGAATCAAGAAGTCGAGAAGACAATCGGTATTTTGCTAGACTACGCCTTTGTAACAAATTACATTCGATAGTCAGTGATGAACAAACAAAAGAACAGCAAAAAATTGAACGATTGAAACGCCAAAAGAAAAGACGTTCGAGGCGAACGAAACAAAAGATTTTAGATGAAAAATCCAGACAAAGTGAGATTAAGGTCCTGAGAAAAAAACCTTCATCTTATGAATAA
- a CDS encoding DUF1428 domain-containing protein produces the protein MNYVDGFVVAVPKANKAQYIAQATKAGMVFKEHGALKLVECWGDEVPEGKITSFPMAVKCKEDEIVVFSWILWPSKQVRDEGMKKAMEDPRLNPDNNPMPFDGKRLIYGGFNMVVDV, from the coding sequence ATGAATTATGTGGATGGATTTGTTGTTGCAGTGCCTAAAGCAAATAAAGCGCAATACATTGCACAAGCAACTAAAGCGGGCATGGTATTTAAAGAACATGGTGCGTTAAAACTAGTTGAATGTTGGGGGGATGAGGTGCCTGAAGGAAAAATTACCTCTTTTCCTATGGCGGTTAAATGTAAGGAGGATGAAATCGTTGTTTTTTCATGGATCCTTTGGCCATCTAAGCAAGTTCGTGATGAAGGAATGAAAAAAGCTATGGAAGATCCTCGGTTAAACCCCGATAACAACCCGATGCCTTTTGATGGCAAACGTTTGATTTATGGGGGATTCAATATGGTGGTTGATGTCTAA
- a CDS encoding RhoGAP domain-containing protein, whose protein sequence is MPGPYNTNVIVNVFRSIVQLVSQNPELLKISGAFRVAGSKEETEKLLDQLIHEQFDVDILSHYVMEKNKVHSEHLHNILGMIPTLFKNTQLLDSGDKLLGTFAKKLKSLLDLPDEKNLSAATQLFDDFIGDLLLSKRIDHQRAGEILDHYCYLMHQVGRFQDINRMTYANLAIIMAPRLTQDLDLFPATDFLGLSGFMSQLTPVLENYITDKKWDEEFKERHADKLEHLANTRHLIRDQLEHMKVASKKSVTIPMGSLMLQASMLKHQIEIIEQQKQDSSMKRKMKKELSKQQKQLKDELNALEPKIAELNSQISLVNLGHKKIQEEINLISLSEKGLTFAKNTSGTKFSSANLTQFSIFEGDNNKIAAPTFLFPNSEKQEIVDNDTLQSTSLDGPK, encoded by the coding sequence ATGCCTGGCCCTTACAACACCAATGTCATAGTGAATGTATTTCGAAGCATTGTTCAATTAGTATCTCAAAATCCCGAATTATTAAAAATCTCTGGAGCTTTTCGAGTCGCTGGTTCTAAAGAGGAAACGGAGAAATTACTGGATCAACTTATCCATGAACAATTTGACGTAGATATTCTAAGTCACTATGTAATGGAAAAAAATAAAGTACATAGTGAGCATCTCCACAACATTTTAGGAATGATACCCACACTTTTTAAAAACACCCAATTATTAGATTCAGGAGACAAATTACTTGGAACCTTCGCTAAAAAATTAAAATCGCTGTTGGACTTACCCGATGAGAAAAACCTTAGTGCGGCAACTCAATTATTCGATGATTTTATTGGTGATCTCCTCCTTTCAAAGAGAATAGATCATCAACGCGCAGGAGAGATTCTTGATCATTACTGTTACTTAATGCACCAAGTGGGCAGATTTCAAGATATTAACCGAATGACATATGCCAATCTTGCGATTATTATGGCCCCGCGTTTGACTCAGGATTTAGATCTATTCCCGGCGACGGACTTTTTGGGTTTAAGTGGATTTATGAGTCAGTTAACACCTGTATTAGAAAATTATATAACCGACAAAAAATGGGATGAGGAGTTCAAAGAACGTCACGCAGATAAATTGGAACATTTAGCAAACACCAGACATTTAATACGAGACCAATTGGAACATATGAAAGTAGCCTCCAAAAAATCAGTAACCATTCCTATGGGTAGTTTGATGTTGCAAGCATCGATGCTGAAACACCAGATAGAAATTATAGAACAGCAGAAGCAGGATTCTTCAATGAAACGAAAAATGAAGAAAGAATTAAGTAAGCAGCAGAAGCAATTAAAAGATGAGCTAAATGCGCTTGAGCCCAAAATTGCTGAATTAAACTCTCAAATATCTCTTGTGAATCTTGGACATAAAAAAATACAGGAAGAAATCAATCTGATCTCTCTTTCGGAAAAAGGATTAACATTTGCAAAAAATACTTCTGGAACTAAATTTAGCAGTGCGAATCTTACTCAGTTTAGTATTTTTGAGGGTGATAATAACAAGATTGCCGCTCCTACTTTTTTATTCCCAAATTCAGAAAAACAGGAGATAGTGGATAATGACACCTTGCAATCCACCTCTCTTGATGGTCCGAAGTAA